One Nostoc sp. UHCC 0302 DNA window includes the following coding sequences:
- a CDS encoding DUF2141 domain-containing protein, with product MLKLSLFRHLFFATLVSISFAKTVNAEPTATLTVTVNGIHHQKGEVCFRVFGDERGFPLGNTSEVQSGCAKITGNSVKKVFSGLKPGAYAVAVVDDQNGDRKLNSDFFGIPKEGFGISKNPTVSIVTGTPKFRDASFVVNKNTKVNIQMKYSLDP from the coding sequence ATGCTGAAACTATCTCTATTCCGTCATTTATTTTTCGCGACTTTAGTAAGCATCAGCTTCGCTAAAACTGTAAATGCCGAACCGACTGCAACACTTACTGTTACTGTAAATGGCATACATCACCAAAAAGGTGAGGTTTGTTTTAGAGTTTTTGGAGATGAACGAGGATTCCCTCTAGGTAATACCAGTGAAGTTCAAAGCGGCTGCGCTAAGATTACTGGAAATTCTGTAAAAAAGGTTTTTTCTGGCTTGAAGCCTGGAGCTTATGCTGTTGCCGTAGTTGATGATCAAAATGGCGATCGCAAACTCAACAGTGACTTTTTCGGTATTCCCAAAGAAGGTTTTGGAATTTCTAAAAATCCCACTGTTTCTATTGTAACTGGTACACCAAAGTTCCGCGATGCCAGTTTTGTGGTCAACAAAAATACCAAAGTCAATATTCAGATGAAATACTCACTTGACCCCTAA
- a CDS encoding NAD-dependent epimerase/dehydratase family protein: MNLKNKTLLITGINEFIGLRTAELAIAQGMKVRGLQSSTEQDKKLQDLGVEVIVGSITDFTTAQKACQGVDIVLHTAQIAQEAGPIKDFREVNVGGTVNMAKAAKQAGIKTFVHLSSVMVYGFNYADGVTESGPLSGENNSYCQTKIEAELALLELSNSPDFGIIIIRAGDVYGPGSIPWIARPIHMMRQKLFAYANDGKGVINHVYVDNLIDAIFLAIEKEIYGEVLNITDGQETSWKEYFMRLAAMEGLPAPLSLPKDEIKLFLRLRVQGQKLFRKKADILPESIDFMTRPYACSIAKAQNLLNYKPTIDLEEGMQRTHEWLQKTDIQKLLQ, from the coding sequence ATGAACCTCAAAAACAAAACTCTTCTAATTACTGGCATTAACGAATTTATCGGTTTGCGTACAGCGGAGTTAGCTATAGCGCAGGGAATGAAAGTTCGTGGATTGCAAAGCTCTACAGAACAAGACAAAAAATTACAAGATTTGGGCGTTGAGGTAATTGTTGGCAGTATTACCGACTTTACTACTGCTCAAAAAGCTTGTCAGGGAGTAGATATCGTATTACACACAGCTCAAATTGCTCAAGAAGCTGGGCCAATCAAAGATTTTCGTGAAGTAAATGTTGGCGGTACTGTCAACATGGCTAAAGCTGCTAAACAAGCTGGTATTAAAACTTTTGTGCATCTATCTAGTGTGATGGTTTACGGTTTTAACTATGCTGATGGTGTTACAGAATCCGGGCCACTCTCTGGTGAAAATAATTCTTACTGTCAAACAAAAATAGAAGCCGAATTAGCACTATTAGAGCTAAGCAATTCACCCGATTTTGGCATAATTATCATTCGAGCTGGAGACGTTTATGGCCCAGGAAGTATCCCCTGGATAGCCAGACCAATTCACATGATGCGTCAAAAGTTATTTGCTTATGCCAATGATGGAAAAGGTGTGATTAATCATGTCTATGTAGATAACTTGATTGATGCCATCTTTCTAGCAATAGAAAAAGAGATTTACGGAGAAGTACTTAACATCACCGATGGGCAAGAGACTTCTTGGAAAGAGTATTTTATGCGCCTAGCAGCAATGGAAGGATTACCCGCACCCCTTTCATTACCAAAAGATGAAATCAAGCTGTTTCTGCGGTTGCGTGTCCAAGGACAAAAACTTTTTCGGAAGAAAGCCGATATTTTACCAGAGTCGATAGATTTTATGACTCGCCCTTATGCTTGCTCTATTGCCAAAGCACAGAATCTATTAAATTATAAACCAACAATTGACTTAGAAGAGGGAATGCAGCGAACACATGAATGGCTGCAAAAGACAGATATCCAAAAGTTGCTTCAATAA
- a CDS encoding NAD-dependent epimerase/dehydratase family protein produces the protein MSENKEFSDQKSSSVKNVLIVGATGYIGGALCRKFSQTQDFAVLALVRPSSNIEAIKPFCKEIIRSKESEFSSNDVEEAIRKHDIKTIINVAWHMPPESSKEAQFEKDRKALEASLHGASAVSLDIHVIATSGNFSLITADGGRITETPPQKGFVQPEYLVCIELLVGVNVMKDALVKEYISNGGNASIVYPSSVYGSSPTRGSFWDFAIQQFITGKPHQGYQPFPPDFMTAWVHVEDLADCYIAVARKGSKGGHYLAAPDNLSISQMSTLFAEAAQVKFQAPLFENKDKVVFDDSHTREVLQLEWKYKVGDEVKAWVERIKELGAYFLE, from the coding sequence ATGTCAGAAAATAAAGAATTTTCAGATCAAAAAAGCTCTTCAGTTAAAAACGTCTTGATTGTGGGTGCAACTGGCTATATTGGTGGTGCGCTGTGCCGTAAGTTTTCCCAAACACAAGATTTTGCCGTATTAGCACTTGTGCGTCCGAGTAGTAATATTGAGGCTATCAAGCCATTCTGCAAGGAAATAATTCGCTCCAAAGAGTCAGAATTTTCTAGCAATGATGTTGAAGAGGCAATTCGTAAACATGATATTAAAACGATAATTAATGTGGCGTGGCATATGCCTCCAGAATCAAGCAAAGAAGCTCAATTTGAGAAAGATCGCAAAGCATTAGAAGCATCTTTGCACGGCGCTAGCGCGGTTTCACTAGATATTCATGTAATTGCAACTAGTGGAAATTTCTCTTTAATAACCGCTGACGGAGGACGAATCACAGAAACCCCTCCGCAAAAAGGTTTTGTACAGCCCGAATATTTAGTATGTATTGAATTACTAGTGGGTGTAAATGTGATGAAGGATGCGCTAGTAAAAGAATATATTAGCAATGGAGGTAATGCTTCCATTGTGTATCCTTCATCAGTGTATGGTTCATCGCCAACCCGTGGCAGTTTCTGGGATTTTGCAATTCAACAGTTTATTACAGGGAAACCACACCAAGGCTATCAGCCATTTCCACCAGATTTTATGACGGCATGGGTTCATGTTGAAGATTTAGCAGACTGCTACATTGCCGTCGCACGGAAAGGTTCCAAAGGAGGGCATTACCTTGCAGCACCTGACAATCTGAGTATTAGCCAGATGTCAACTTTGTTTGCAGAAGCTGCTCAGGTAAAATTCCAAGCGCCACTCTTTGAAAACAAAGACAAAGTAGTATTTGATGATTCTCATACTAGAGAAGTACTTCAACTTGAATGGAAGTACAAAGTAGGTGATGAGGTAAAAGCTTGGGTAGAACGAATAAAGGAGTTGGGAGCTTATTTCTTAGAATAA
- a CDS encoding glycosyltransferase family 2 protein, which yields MEDLTIFLSKSLFGWLAIQVCLTLVFLWYLRSHQKKLLPDDQLPKTAVILCLRGADPFLPKCLRSLLQQNYPEYDLKLIVDSHEDPAWKIAHDTITDQGTTNVQISPLRIVRNNCSLKCSSVLQAVRELDESYKVVAFVDADTIVHPNWLRELVSPLADAKVGATTGNRWYAPTGQYWGSLVRYIGNVSTVVQMFLFQIPWGGTLAVKTEVLRKTKLLDQWAKALGEDLIIHKALKEHGLQVKFVPSLLIVNREETDLLSLVDSLKRLMVCSRFYHPRWLALVSEAISSILFPTTVIVLFLESLLETQWQTAAFLFGCYSLYTVGLLLLMLVLELGIQEVIRSNDQPTTKLSATTVIKMLIGIPLTQWIYGLALLSSLWISTVTWRGVAYRVSGPWNIRLVEYRPYQWLDQPVDNKVSL from the coding sequence ATGGAAGATTTGACGATATTTCTGTCTAAGTCTTTGTTCGGTTGGCTAGCTATCCAGGTATGTTTAACGCTTGTCTTTTTATGGTATCTGCGATCGCATCAAAAAAAGCTATTACCAGACGACCAATTACCCAAAACAGCAGTGATTCTTTGCCTACGTGGGGCTGATCCGTTTTTGCCTAAATGTTTGCGATCGCTGTTACAACAAAATTACCCAGAGTATGATTTAAAGCTGATCGTTGATAGTCACGAAGATCCTGCTTGGAAAATTGCCCACGATACAATCACTGACCAAGGAACAACCAACGTTCAAATCAGCCCTTTAAGAATTGTACGCAACAATTGTAGTCTTAAATGCAGTTCTGTACTGCAAGCTGTCCGGGAATTAGATGAATCTTACAAGGTGGTTGCTTTTGTAGATGCTGATACAATAGTCCATCCAAATTGGTTGCGAGAATTAGTCAGTCCTCTCGCTGATGCTAAAGTAGGGGCGACAACAGGTAACCGTTGGTACGCTCCAACAGGTCAATATTGGGGGTCTTTAGTCCGATACATCGGCAATGTATCTACAGTCGTGCAAATGTTCCTCTTTCAGATTCCTTGGGGAGGAACTTTGGCAGTAAAAACAGAAGTACTTCGCAAAACAAAACTGCTAGATCAGTGGGCGAAAGCTTTAGGAGAAGACCTAATAATACACAAGGCTTTAAAAGAGCATGGGCTGCAAGTTAAGTTTGTGCCTTCTCTACTAATAGTCAATCGTGAAGAGACTGATTTACTGAGCTTAGTAGACTCTCTTAAACGGCTGATGGTCTGTTCTCGATTTTATCATCCACGTTGGTTAGCTTTAGTTAGTGAAGCCATTTCTAGCATACTCTTTCCTACTACAGTCATAGTATTATTTCTGGAGTCATTGTTAGAAACACAATGGCAAACAGCGGCTTTTTTGTTTGGCTGCTATAGTCTTTATACTGTAGGATTACTTTTGCTGATGCTCGTTTTAGAGCTTGGAATACAGGAAGTAATTCGCTCAAACGATCAGCCGACAACAAAATTATCTGCTACGACAGTTATAAAAATGTTGATTGGGATTCCTTTAACCCAGTGGATTTATGGGTTAGCGCTACTATCATCCTTGTGGATATCAACAGTTACTTGGCGCGGTGTTGCCTATCGGGTTAGCGGCCCCTGGAATATTCGGTTAGTTGAATACCGTCCTTACCAGTGGTTGGATCAACCTGTTGATAACAAGGTTTCTCTTTAA
- a CDS encoding tetratricopeptide repeat protein, with protein MLQRLIAIATVATLFSSSLTLAESKDPNQADKFPPSPLEITTPDPLVPRSPKDKQPLTLEEQQRLEIALDELNQQAAAKLQAGDQVTAFEIWNRELRLRHFLGSIAEVQALSRVGEIAWNQNNPQEVQYITQRLQVIQKQALPAKKSAQKGVDLELLRSLGVAYQKVRSPKPALEVYNQVLATVRQQQDAVAEVETLNTIGGLHLSWFDYPQAASTYEQLLAFATSRGDRLNEVAYLKQLADIYDKTEQPQQAINVQNKLAQIYLSENNFTAIPELKFAIASNYESLAKKNPTLLQDAFENYQEAYTTAWQLQQYVRAGEALQKLIALYRSQGQIDEALQASQILVEIEEQAVNYYGLMEAYDKIGQLYLERKEYPQALTAFQKGLELAQQLKHQETYFTQQIQKLSKTNF; from the coding sequence ATGTTACAACGCTTAATTGCGATCGCTACTGTCGCTACACTCTTTAGCAGTTCTTTGACCCTCGCGGAAAGTAAAGACCCCAACCAAGCGGATAAATTTCCTCCTAGTCCGCTAGAAATTACCACACCTGACCCTTTAGTACCACGATCGCCTAAAGACAAACAACCATTAACTCTCGAAGAACAGCAAAGGTTAGAAATAGCGTTAGATGAGTTGAATCAACAAGCTGCGGCAAAACTGCAAGCAGGAGATCAGGTAACAGCCTTTGAAATTTGGAATCGGGAACTGCGCTTACGGCATTTTTTAGGTTCTATTGCAGAGGTGCAAGCATTATCACGAGTTGGTGAAATCGCCTGGAATCAAAACAATCCTCAAGAAGTACAATATATTACGCAGCGATTACAAGTAATTCAAAAGCAGGCACTACCCGCAAAAAAATCTGCCCAAAAAGGTGTTGATCTGGAACTATTACGATCGCTTGGTGTAGCTTACCAAAAAGTGCGATCGCCTAAACCAGCCCTAGAAGTTTACAACCAAGTTCTGGCAACAGTACGACAGCAACAAGATGCAGTAGCAGAAGTTGAAACCTTAAATACGATTGGAGGGTTGCATCTAAGTTGGTTTGATTATCCCCAAGCCGCTAGCACCTACGAACAATTACTAGCTTTCGCTACTTCTAGGGGCGATCGCTTGAATGAGGTAGCATATTTGAAACAACTGGCTGACATTTACGACAAAACAGAACAACCACAGCAAGCGATAAATGTACAGAATAAGCTAGCCCAAATTTACCTGAGTGAAAATAATTTTACTGCAATACCAGAATTGAAGTTTGCGATCGCCTCAAATTATGAATCTCTCGCGAAGAAAAATCCTACTTTATTGCAAGATGCTTTTGAAAACTATCAAGAAGCTTATACTACCGCTTGGCAATTACAACAGTACGTCCGTGCTGGTGAAGCTTTACAGAAGTTAATTGCACTGTACCGTTCGCAAGGACAAATAGACGAGGCTTTGCAAGCTAGCCAAATTCTCGTGGAGATAGAGGAACAAGCTGTCAACTATTATGGGTTGATGGAAGCCTACGACAAAATTGGGCAACTCTATTTAGAACGCAAAGAATATCCTCAAGCACTAACAGCATTTCAAAAAGGTTTAGAACTGGCGCAACAACTCAAACATCAAGAAACGTACTTTACTCAACAAATTCAAAAATTGTCCAAAACCAACTTTTAA
- a CDS encoding glycosyltransferase, producing the protein MTKQPLRIALFTGLYAPFLTGVSVAVHQRVKWLLQQGHEVFLVHPEINDRYPKNVGDRPMPGLNEIESFPNFSAYAFPTRPLIFYKSLPQPLHYRHWSDTKLLKNFQPDIIVVEEAAQMRGLYSLLLQGYGRAIGSEYAKRTGTPTISLFHTDIVAYIKYYFGNQFFKLIYPIIPILIKRFSSFYDVNYFSSKEQLIKYKRMKCQRAEYLPYQGIDCEKFHPRNISYDPIPDDHRPTLLFVGRITPEKNVSQLLDIYPLIAAKIPNVHLVIVGSGPQDEEIRQRAEKFKSGVTIWGESHGTQLLGWFARADVFINPSITENFCTTNNEALASGTPVVAVFAPSTSEQVFPGHNGFLAQPNNPEDFAQKVITILENPQLKAELTQQARPSILDFDWSACMQKFEDKLYQLVKTSKKV; encoded by the coding sequence ATGACTAAGCAACCACTTCGCATTGCGCTATTTACAGGTTTATACGCTCCTTTTTTGACTGGAGTTTCTGTTGCCGTACACCAACGTGTTAAATGGTTATTGCAACAGGGGCATGAAGTTTTTTTAGTACATCCAGAAATCAATGATCGCTATCCCAAAAATGTTGGCGATCGCCCGATGCCTGGGTTGAACGAAATTGAGTCTTTTCCTAACTTCTCTGCTTACGCATTTCCAACAAGACCGCTGATATTCTATAAATCTCTTCCCCAACCATTACACTATCGGCATTGGAGCGATACCAAGTTACTAAAAAACTTTCAACCAGACATTATCGTCGTTGAAGAAGCAGCACAAATGAGAGGTTTATACTCACTTCTCTTGCAAGGTTATGGTCGCGCTATTGGCAGCGAATATGCAAAACGAACAGGCACTCCTACAATATCACTTTTTCATACTGATATTGTTGCATACATCAAATATTACTTTGGAAATCAGTTCTTCAAACTGATTTATCCAATCATTCCTATCTTGATTAAGCGGTTTAGTAGTTTTTACGATGTCAACTACTTTTCCTCTAAAGAGCAGTTGATTAAATACAAAAGGATGAAATGTCAACGCGCTGAATACCTGCCTTATCAAGGTATTGATTGCGAAAAATTTCATCCGCGGAATATCAGTTATGATCCAATTCCTGATGACCATCGACCGACTTTGTTATTTGTTGGACGCATTACTCCAGAAAAGAATGTTAGCCAACTTCTAGATATATATCCGCTGATTGCTGCCAAAATTCCTAATGTTCATCTAGTCATCGTTGGTAGTGGCCCCCAAGATGAAGAGATTCGTCAGCGTGCCGAAAAGTTTAAGTCTGGAGTTACCATTTGGGGTGAATCGCACGGTACACAACTTTTAGGTTGGTTTGCAAGAGCAGATGTATTTATTAACCCTTCCATCACAGAAAACTTCTGCACTACAAACAATGAGGCGCTAGCATCTGGAACCCCTGTTGTTGCTGTTTTTGCACCCTCAACTTCAGAGCAAGTCTTCCCCGGACATAACGGCTTTCTTGCTCAACCTAACAACCCAGAAGATTTTGCCCAAAAGGTGATTACCATTTTAGAAAATCCACAACTGAAAGCGGAATTGACTCAGCAAGCTCGCCCCTCAATACTAGATTTTGATTGGTCGGCGTGTATGCAAAAGTTTGAAGACAAACTCTACCAGCTTGTAAAAACATCAAAAAAGGTATAG
- a CDS encoding pyridoxamine 5'-phosphate oxidase family protein produces MVFHTGEIAVQTQVGVKEEAQSLSSVISNIIKPSAEEFLSNQQFAIASTIDANGNIWASLLTGHRGFIRVLNEQSVQIETTLIATDPLNQNLQHHDYIGLLIIDLAQRKRLRLNGRALNKPPEKIKIQIQQTFFNCPKYIQVRHLETVTSEFPRQVQIQTTNALNLTQQYWIAQSDTFFIASSHPERGADASHRGGFPGFVQILDSQKLVFPDYAGNNMFQTLGNLVVNPNAGLLFIDFAAGHTLQITGKAKVIWETKRLAAFPGAQRLVEFDISQVWETRNASSLRWRFEEYSPANPG; encoded by the coding sequence ATGGTATTTCACACTGGAGAAATCGCAGTTCAAACCCAGGTGGGAGTCAAAGAAGAGGCGCAAAGTCTCAGTAGTGTAATTAGTAACATTATTAAACCATCTGCTGAGGAGTTTCTTAGCAATCAACAATTTGCGATCGCTAGTACTATAGATGCTAATGGCAACATTTGGGCATCTTTGTTAACTGGACACCGCGGTTTTATCCGCGTCTTGAATGAGCAGTCAGTACAGATTGAGACTACTCTCATAGCCACCGATCCATTAAATCAAAATTTGCAGCATCACGATTATATTGGTCTACTAATAATTGATTTAGCACAGCGCAAGCGTTTACGTCTCAATGGCAGAGCGCTGAATAAGCCTCCAGAAAAAATAAAAATCCAGATTCAGCAAACATTCTTTAACTGTCCCAAGTACATCCAAGTGCGTCATTTGGAAACGGTAACATCAGAGTTTCCAAGACAAGTACAAATCCAAACTACAAATGCTTTAAATCTGACTCAACAATACTGGATTGCCCAATCTGATACCTTTTTTATTGCTAGTTCCCATCCTGAACGGGGAGCAGATGCCTCTCATCGAGGAGGATTTCCGGGATTTGTGCAGATATTAGACAGCCAAAAGCTGGTGTTTCCCGATTACGCCGGGAACAATATGTTTCAGACCCTCGGTAACTTAGTCGTGAATCCCAATGCTGGTTTATTGTTCATCGATTTTGCCGCTGGGCATACTCTGCAAATAACTGGGAAAGCAAAAGTGATTTGGGAGACAAAGCGATTAGCAGCTTTCCCTGGGGCGCAGCGTTTAGTAGAGTTTGATATCTCTCAAGTTTGGGAAACTAGAAATGCTTCTTCTCTACGTTGGCGGTTTGAGGAGTATTCACCGGCTAATCCAGGTTAA
- a CDS encoding ABC exporter membrane fusion protein, producing MAVNKESRLFTKPAGRWRIIFATSILLATGLVSFYSLSQFGSRPKVQTPPANSPKAVTPVKVAVTALGRLQPEGEIRSLSAPSSNNGVRVDKLLVKEGDEVKAGQVLAYLEDYSRATAALQQSIDKLQIAKAKLAQVKSGAKSGDINAQKAAVASLESQFKGDVATQEATVARIQAEVDNAQAENDRYQQLYKQGAIAASTADTKALQLKTAQQQLTEAQASLKRTQNTYQQQQKEAQAKLNSISEVRGVDVEAAQADVTSAVTAIKQAKADQELTYIKSPINGKILKIHAKTGEVISTTGFAEIGKTSKMYAIAEVYQTDIQKVRIGQKAKITSTAFPGTIQGTVKEIAWQVDKQSIFSINPGADTDRRIVEVKVAIDKPADSNRVAGLTNLQVDVAIQL from the coding sequence ATGGCAGTAAATAAAGAAAGTCGATTATTCACAAAACCCGCAGGTCGGTGGCGAATAATATTTGCAACTTCTATCCTTTTAGCAACCGGACTAGTATCTTTCTATAGCTTGTCACAGTTTGGGTCTCGACCTAAAGTTCAGACTCCTCCAGCAAATTCTCCAAAAGCTGTGACTCCTGTAAAAGTTGCTGTGACTGCTTTGGGACGTTTGCAGCCAGAAGGTGAAATTCGTTCTTTGTCTGCACCTAGTTCCAATAATGGTGTGCGGGTAGACAAGCTGTTGGTAAAGGAAGGAGACGAAGTTAAAGCAGGGCAAGTATTGGCGTATTTGGAAGATTACAGCCGTGCTACAGCAGCTTTACAACAGTCTATTGACAAGTTGCAAATTGCCAAAGCTAAACTAGCGCAGGTCAAATCTGGGGCGAAAAGCGGAGATATCAATGCTCAAAAAGCAGCAGTTGCGAGTTTAGAGTCTCAATTCAAGGGAGACGTTGCAACGCAAGAGGCGACAGTTGCGCGTATCCAAGCTGAGGTAGACAACGCTCAAGCCGAGAACGATCGCTATCAACAATTATATAAACAAGGTGCGATCGCAGCTTCCACAGCAGATACTAAAGCTTTGCAACTCAAGACTGCACAACAGCAGCTAACAGAAGCCCAAGCATCTCTCAAGCGTACTCAAAACACTTATCAACAACAGCAAAAAGAAGCACAGGCCAAACTCAACAGTATTAGTGAGGTGCGTGGTGTCGATGTTGAAGCCGCACAAGCTGATGTTACCAGTGCTGTAACTGCTATCAAACAAGCAAAAGCAGACCAAGAGTTAACTTATATCAAATCTCCCATCAATGGCAAGATTTTGAAAATTCATGCCAAAACTGGAGAAGTCATCAGCACTACTGGATTTGCTGAGATTGGTAAGACCTCTAAAATGTATGCGATCGCAGAGGTGTACCAAACAGATATTCAAAAAGTGCGCATTGGACAAAAAGCTAAAATTACTAGCACAGCATTTCCTGGAACAATACAAGGAACTGTCAAGGAAATTGCTTGGCAAGTTGATAAACAAAGCATCTTCAGTATCAACCCTGGCGCAGATACAGACCGCAGAATAGTTGAGGTAAAAGTCGCGATCGATAAACCGGCAGATAGCAACCGCGTAGCTGGTCTAACCAACTTACAAGTAGATGTTGCTATCCAGCTATAG
- a CDS encoding glycosyltransferase family 2 protein has translation MNKNLPRVSIGLPVYNGEKFVKEAIDSLLAQSFENFELIISDNASTDKTEEICRTYAEQDKRIRYYRNEKNIGCAPNFNRVFELSSGEYFKWAAYDDLHAPDFLTKCVEVLDKDPSVILCHSHAYFIDEDGKFIQNYNIKLKTDSPKPHKRFHELLRIHVNYQCYGVIRASALRAVPPMGSYAQADATLLLRLGILGRFYEIPEYLFFARYHPQQSMSMFCPNYLSVINNNPKELLNMLPDFYAYSVWFDSANDKRILLPHWRICWEYVVSIWLFKLSLYERLCCSISLYTQMKGRKYLLLKDLLKVFQAFWRRGLIKKQQNTLSLN, from the coding sequence ATGAATAAAAATCTGCCACGAGTGAGCATTGGACTACCTGTATACAATGGTGAAAAATTTGTCAAAGAAGCCATAGATTCACTTTTGGCTCAGAGCTTTGAAAATTTTGAGCTAATTATTTCAGATAATGCATCTACAGATAAAACAGAGGAAATTTGTCGAACATACGCTGAGCAAGACAAACGTATACGTTATTACCGCAATGAAAAGAATATCGGTTGCGCTCCTAACTTCAATCGTGTCTTTGAATTGTCTTCTGGTGAGTACTTTAAGTGGGCAGCCTATGATGATCTACACGCTCCAGATTTTTTAACGAAATGTGTTGAGGTACTCGACAAAGACCCTAGTGTAATTTTGTGCCACTCCCATGCATACTTTATTGATGAAGATGGTAAGTTTATCCAAAACTACAACATCAAACTCAAAACAGATTCACCAAAGCCACACAAACGTTTTCACGAATTGCTTCGTATCCACGTAAATTACCAGTGTTACGGGGTAATTCGTGCTAGTGCGCTCAGGGCGGTACCACCGATGGGTAGCTACGCTCAAGCAGATGCAACTTTGTTGTTAAGACTTGGTATTCTTGGTAGGTTTTATGAAATCCCTGAATACCTGTTTTTTGCTAGATATCATCCACAACAATCGATGAGTATGTTCTGTCCAAATTACTTATCGGTAATTAACAATAATCCAAAGGAATTGTTGAATATGTTGCCTGATTTCTATGCTTACTCAGTGTGGTTTGATTCAGCAAATGATAAAAGGATTTTGTTACCACATTGGAGAATATGTTGGGAATATGTGGTTTCTATCTGGTTGTTTAAACTGAGTTTGTATGAGCGGCTGTGTTGTTCGATAAGTCTCTATACGCAGATGAAAGGTAGAAAATATCTGCTACTAAAAGATTTGTTGAAGGTGTTTCAAGCATTTTGGCGACGGGGATTAATTAAAAAACAGCAAAACACACTTAGTTTGAATTAA
- the devC gene encoding ABC transporter permease DevC codes for MNFKIPLAWLQLAQQKFRFLIAIAGIAFIVLLMFVQLGFQDALYSSATAVHQKLRGDLFLVSSQYKSLTSNQSFSRTRLYQALGFDGVESVNSIYLQFAKLKNPVTGEKYSIYVIGFDPAISVMNIPEVEINLDKLKMPDVMLFDRDSRTEFGPIAEEFKVGDINQTIEIFPYNSLIGYKVRVGGLFSLGPSFGVDGNLLVSDSTFLRINPNTRPADMIDVGVISLKPNADEERILKNLQETLPDDVQVFTRQGFIEFEKKYWSVRTPIGFILNLMLTMASVVGVVIVYQILYSNIATQFIAYATLKAIGYANIYLLNVVFQQALILAILGYIPGFIASIGLYDFAMKATKLPIVMTGNNAFLVLTSTILICITSGALAINKLRSADPADIF; via the coding sequence ATGAATTTTAAGATTCCTTTGGCATGGCTACAGCTAGCTCAGCAAAAATTTCGTTTTCTGATAGCTATAGCAGGGATTGCTTTTATTGTACTACTAATGTTTGTGCAACTTGGTTTCCAAGATGCTCTCTATTCTAGTGCTACAGCAGTTCATCAGAAACTACGAGGAGATTTATTTTTAGTAAGTTCGCAATATAAATCTTTGACGTCAAATCAAAGCTTTTCGCGGACTCGCTTATATCAAGCTTTAGGATTTGATGGTGTAGAGTCAGTTAACTCTATATATTTACAATTTGCAAAGCTAAAAAATCCTGTAACTGGAGAGAAATATTCAATATATGTTATTGGTTTCGATCCAGCAATATCTGTAATGAATATCCCAGAAGTGGAGATAAATTTAGATAAGCTCAAAATGCCTGATGTCATGCTTTTTGACCGAGATTCTCGCACCGAGTTTGGCCCAATTGCTGAAGAATTTAAGGTGGGAGATATTAATCAGACAATTGAAATATTTCCCTATAACTCATTAATTGGCTATAAAGTAAGAGTTGGTGGCTTATTTAGCTTGGGGCCATCCTTTGGAGTAGATGGTAACTTACTAGTTAGCGATTCAACTTTCCTGAGAATAAATCCAAACACTCGTCCGGCAGACATGATAGATGTCGGCGTCATCTCTCTCAAACCTAATGCTGATGAAGAAAGAATACTAAAAAACTTGCAAGAAACTTTACCTGATGATGTTCAAGTTTTTACTCGCCAAGGTTTCATTGAGTTTGAGAAAAAATATTGGTCTGTCAGAACACCTATTGGTTTTATACTTAACCTAATGCTGACAATGGCTTCTGTTGTTGGGGTGGTTATCGTCTATCAAATACTTTACAGCAATATTGCTACACAATTTATTGCTTACGCCACTTTAAAAGCTATAGGTTATGCAAATATCTATTTATTAAATGTGGTTTTTCAGCAAGCTTTAATATTAGCAATATTAGGTTACATACCAGGATTTATTGCTTCAATAGGGTTATATGATTTTGCAATGAAAGCCACTAAATTACCGATAGTTATGACTGGTAATAATGCTTTTCTTGTCTTAACATCAACAATTTTAATTTGTATAACCTCCGGAGCGCTCGCCATCAACAAACTCCGCTCCGCAGATCCCGCAGATATTTTCTAG